In Legionella beliardensis, the following are encoded in one genomic region:
- a CDS encoding PP2C family serine/threonine-protein phosphatase, with amino-acid sequence MQSKTEEIKVISHPKKHTDADPENIVHQDSNHSFGYFEVQNASCRRTQEDALAWEILDKSVESLTPEEIGQRLWTTHCTLDERFLEQGYEDGTTAISTVYDGKGNIITALLADAASFAAVYDDNDNLLGVVRLNSGTHKPTQAKEKQRIEEVGGTVIWGRVNGSLAVSRAIGDKSLKKAGVCSESTVDMTSINDLANQFKVNREAIKKVQVINTCDGFTDGASEETKEAHEQFLQETLIKTLNTNKQLYEADIARALVNEALENGSRDNITVAIQTITADTPAFLLGVYDGHGGDKASIYVAENIGAEFRKQCALTKESYAAQELSTNKNQSAYLRDNPNLVHDETIEQEIKDPTPLIEQTEIVDDSLGTSDIISQEEKPVPSIPLVEKEFTINSSQDATNEEGEEKEITSSIAPFIKLSPRTDDLIKFAEKDDSNALNTATDQSGVIKYEVKQAVPAIENKLIIGLGEDAINKEVTSPFVAPSDKPSPMTDYLDDSNSSDSALANQEECQLIIEQLLKATQDYQKNLSRKNQEIHGIIESLLSTLNASEKNQATIQEYFKLLNTKEPKKSFTNIAIIEQNKDISTKRFIAGLAIFVATLATGILPGLVLIGLVYACTGKSPLNLFKPASESFKTDLEKIKDEHALYSNPMI; translated from the coding sequence ATGCAATCTAAGACTGAAGAAATTAAAGTTATCTCTCACCCAAAAAAGCACACTGACGCAGACCCAGAGAATATTGTCCATCAAGACAGCAACCATTCCTTTGGCTATTTCGAAGTTCAAAATGCCTCTTGTCGCCGCACACAAGAAGATGCTTTAGCTTGGGAAATTTTAGATAAATCAGTAGAATCTTTAACACCTGAAGAGATTGGTCAACGCTTATGGACAACCCATTGCACATTAGATGAGCGCTTTTTAGAGCAAGGCTATGAAGATGGCACAACAGCTATAAGCACAGTTTATGATGGAAAAGGTAATATAATTACAGCGCTCCTAGCAGATGCTGCATCGTTTGCCGCAGTTTATGATGATAATGATAATCTTTTAGGTGTGGTTCGTCTAAATTCAGGCACTCATAAACCAACACAGGCAAAAGAAAAGCAGCGAATTGAAGAAGTAGGTGGGACAGTTATTTGGGGTAGAGTAAATGGCAGCCTTGCTGTTTCAAGAGCTATTGGTGATAAAAGTCTTAAAAAAGCTGGCGTTTGTTCTGAGTCTACAGTTGATATGACCAGTATTAATGACCTGGCAAACCAATTTAAGGTAAATCGCGAGGCTATTAAAAAAGTACAAGTGATTAATACTTGTGATGGGTTTACCGATGGTGCCAGTGAAGAAACAAAAGAAGCGCATGAACAATTTTTACAAGAAACATTAATAAAAACTTTAAATACTAACAAGCAGTTGTATGAGGCAGATATAGCAAGAGCCTTAGTCAATGAGGCATTGGAAAATGGTTCACGTGACAACATTACAGTTGCTATTCAAACGATAACTGCCGATACGCCCGCCTTTTTATTAGGCGTTTACGATGGGCATGGTGGCGATAAAGCATCAATTTATGTTGCAGAAAATATTGGCGCAGAATTTAGAAAGCAATGTGCTTTAACTAAAGAGTCCTATGCCGCGCAAGAACTCAGCACTAATAAAAATCAATCGGCTTATCTTCGTGATAATCCTAATCTAGTCCATGATGAAACTATTGAACAAGAAATAAAAGATCCTACTCCTTTAATCGAACAAACTGAGATTGTTGATGATAGTCTTGGTACTTCTGACATAATAAGTCAGGAAGAAAAACCTGTACCCTCAATACCCTTAGTAGAAAAAGAGTTCACTATAAATTCTAGTCAGGATGCGACAAACGAAGAAGGAGAGGAGAAAGAAATAACTTCTTCCATAGCACCGTTTATTAAGCTTAGTCCTAGGACTGATGATTTAATAAAATTTGCAGAAAAAGACGACTCAAATGCACTTAACACGGCTACTGACCAATCTGGCGTGATAAAATACGAAGTAAAACAAGCAGTGCCAGCAATAGAAAATAAGTTAATTATAGGTTTGGGTGAGGATGCAATAAACAAGGAAGTAACTTCTCCATTTGTAGCACCATCCGATAAGCCTAGTCCTATGACTGATTATTTAGATGACTCAAATTCATCTGACTCTGCTCTGGCAAACCAAGAAGAATGTCAACTAATCATTGAACAGTTATTAAAAGCAACGCAAGATTATCAAAAGAATTTATCGAGAAAAAATCAAGAAATTCATGGAATTATTGAGTCACTTCTTAGTACTTTAAATGCTTCTGAAAAAAATCAAGCTACCATCCAAGAGTATTTTAAATTACTGAATACAAAAGAGCCTAAAAAGTCATTTACTAATATTGCGATCATTGAACAGAATAAAGATATCTCAACTAAGCGCTTTATTGCCGGCCTTGCTATCTTTGTTGCAACCTTAGCTACAGGGATTTTACCAGGCCTTGTTCTCATCGGTTTAGTCTATGCCTGCACTGGTAAATCACCGCTCAATTTATTTAAACCAGCTAGCGAGTCGTTTAAAACCGATTTGGAAAAAATTAAAGATGAGCACGCTTTATATTCAAATCCAATGATTTAA
- the bioC gene encoding malonyl-ACP O-methyltransferase BioC, giving the protein MNPKQEICNAFNQHAAHYEQAAKVQCEIGKRLFERLDYLKINPRFVLDLGCGPAIFTPLLKKKYPKARIVGIDLAYDMLQQAKSKQHFWRKWFLVNGDMTALPFMDGLFDLVFANQVIHWHDALSPLMRELNRVMKPNGCFMFSTLGPDTFKELKQAWSLVDDYAHTNHFIDMHDIGDCLLNERFLDPVVDMEYLTVHYNDLAQLVHSLKDQGVRNINSSRNPGLTAKGSWQAFQRNYQSFLTANGKFPLTYEVIYGHAWKGEQRKLEEGIETFIPVSKIGRIKK; this is encoded by the coding sequence ATGAATCCTAAACAAGAAATTTGCAATGCTTTTAATCAACATGCTGCGCATTATGAACAAGCAGCAAAAGTTCAATGTGAAATAGGTAAACGCTTATTTGAGCGTCTAGATTATTTAAAAATTAACCCGCGCTTCGTGCTTGATTTAGGGTGTGGGCCGGCTATTTTTACCCCTTTATTAAAGAAAAAATACCCTAAAGCTAGAATTGTTGGCATTGATTTAGCGTATGACATGTTACAGCAAGCTAAAAGCAAACAACATTTTTGGCGTAAATGGTTTTTAGTGAATGGGGATATGACAGCATTACCCTTTATGGATGGTTTATTTGATTTAGTCTTTGCCAATCAAGTAATTCATTGGCATGACGCATTATCACCTTTAATGCGCGAATTAAATCGAGTCATGAAACCAAATGGCTGCTTTATGTTTTCTACGCTCGGCCCTGATACGTTTAAGGAATTAAAACAAGCCTGGTCTTTAGTCGATGACTATGCTCATACTAATCATTTTATCGACATGCATGATATTGGTGATTGTTTATTAAATGAGCGGTTTTTAGATCCGGTCGTTGATATGGAATATTTAACAGTTCATTATAATGATTTAGCGCAACTAGTGCATAGCTTAAAAGATCAAGGTGTGCGCAATATCAATTCTTCTCGCAATCCAGGATTAACTGCCAAAGGAAGCTGGCAAGCCTTTCAAAGAAATTATCAATCCTTTCTCACCGCTAACGGTAAATTTCCCTTAACCTATGAAGTGATTTATGGGCATGCTTGGAAAGGGGAGCAAAGAAAATTAGAAGAAGGAATAGAAACATTTATTCCGGTGTCTAAAATTGGTCGAATTAAGAAATAA
- a CDS encoding ComF family protein: MHQKMASIAQVLRLTAVCALCNQYHREQFAICKPCLELISPLTYACSICRLPLPNNSLQQCGYCIRQKPVFDYVLAAYSFDEPLRTLIHNFKYHQALHLKSLLAKLMLDALPTSPYRPDCLIPIPMHPNRLYQRGFNQTVELTKLLAKRLAIPMDLNVVHKKINTLPQASLSGAQRRRNLKSSFIAKPNPYQHVTIIDDLMTTGSTANEVARLLKKQQIEHVDIWCLARATI; encoded by the coding sequence ATGCATCAAAAAATGGCGAGTATAGCACAAGTATTGCGATTAACTGCAGTTTGTGCACTATGCAATCAATATCATCGTGAACAATTTGCTATTTGTAAGCCATGCTTAGAACTAATAAGCCCACTAACTTACGCTTGCTCTATTTGCCGCCTTCCTCTACCCAATAATTCCTTACAGCAATGCGGTTATTGCATTAGGCAAAAACCAGTGTTTGACTACGTATTAGCAGCTTACTCATTTGATGAACCACTAAGAACGTTAATTCATAACTTTAAATATCATCAAGCGCTACATTTAAAATCCTTGCTGGCAAAACTTATGCTCGATGCCTTGCCCACATCGCCCTATCGTCCTGATTGCCTCATACCTATTCCTATGCATCCTAACAGGCTTTATCAACGTGGATTTAATCAAACCGTTGAACTAACTAAATTATTGGCTAAACGACTAGCAATTCCCATGGATTTAAACGTTGTACATAAAAAGATAAATACTTTACCCCAAGCTTCCTTATCAGGGGCACAAAGACGGCGTAATCTCAAATCTTCTTTTATCGCCAAACCTAACCCCTATCAACATGTCACTATTATTGATGATTTAATGACCACAGGCAGCACAGCAAACGAAGTGGCTAGGCTTTTAAAGAAACAACAGATAGAGCACGTTGATATCTGGTGCTTGGCCCGCGCTACAATCTAG
- a CDS encoding tetracycline destructase has product MSKNSKILVIGAGIAGPTICYWLKRFGFSPVLIEKSASIRKGGQALDIRGVATHIAREMGIYDQIGTMRTRIELGRFVDTAGKVLHEEKGEKFGFRQDDEVEILRGDLVEILMKTIADVPCYFNQSIIGLQQNANNVTVNFKDGKVENYDLVIAADGIHSATRRLVFDKNEYQLIHLGSYLSTFTIPNYLNLSHIDLECEANHKLVSINSDNNPEIARAGFMFRSQHILKDIRNEQEQKQFLCDTFRNFGWEAQNILNRMAESDDFYFDAITQVKMTSWTKGRIALVGDAGYCPSPLSGQGNNLAFVGAYILAGELKAAHGNYRQAFTRYNALLRPFVDANQQFGEWVSKSFLVEDKISKEIAEERANKTLSMIKAVSNAITLPQYE; this is encoded by the coding sequence ATGTCTAAAAATAGCAAAATTCTTGTCATTGGCGCAGGCATAGCTGGCCCTACAATTTGTTATTGGCTAAAAAGATTTGGATTTTCCCCTGTCTTAATTGAGAAATCTGCTTCTATTAGGAAAGGTGGCCAAGCACTTGATATCCGTGGCGTAGCAACTCATATTGCGAGGGAAATGGGTATTTATGATCAAATAGGTACTATGCGCACACGAATAGAACTCGGTCGCTTTGTTGATACAGCAGGCAAGGTGCTGCATGAGGAAAAGGGTGAGAAATTTGGGTTTAGACAAGATGATGAAGTCGAAATTCTTCGTGGTGATTTGGTTGAAATCTTGATGAAAACTATTGCTGATGTGCCATGTTATTTCAATCAATCCATTATTGGCCTGCAGCAGAACGCTAATAACGTTACAGTCAATTTTAAGGATGGCAAGGTTGAAAATTATGACCTAGTGATTGCTGCAGATGGCATTCACTCTGCCACAAGGCGCCTAGTTTTTGATAAAAATGAATATCAGCTAATTCATCTTGGCTCATATCTTAGTACCTTTACTATTCCCAATTACCTGAACTTAAGTCACATAGACTTAGAATGTGAAGCGAATCATAAATTGGTATCAATCAATAGTGATAATAATCCTGAAATAGCAAGAGCAGGATTTATGTTCCGTTCTCAGCATATATTGAAAGATATCCGTAATGAGCAGGAGCAAAAACAATTTCTGTGTGATACTTTTCGCAATTTTGGCTGGGAAGCACAAAATATTTTAAATCGCATGGCTGAAAGCGATGATTTCTATTTTGACGCAATTACCCAGGTAAAAATGACTAGTTGGACCAAAGGTCGAATAGCGCTTGTCGGTGATGCAGGCTATTGCCCTTCTCCATTATCTGGCCAAGGTAATAATTTGGCCTTCGTTGGCGCCTATATCCTAGCAGGAGAACTGAAAGCCGCTCATGGCAATTATAGACAAGCATTTACTCGTTATAATGCCCTACTACGTCCTTTCGTTGATGCCAATCAACAATTTGGTGAATGGGTAAGCAAATCATTTCTTGTGGAAGATAAAATTTCTAAGGAAATTGCAGAAGAACGTGCAAACAAAACCTTAAGTATGATAAAAGCAGTGTCGAATGCGATTACTTTACCTCAATATGAATAA
- a CDS encoding M50 family metallopeptidase, protein MLMVLLAIILTLVLVVGLHEAGHALAAKLFGVKIQRISIGFGKPIFSWKDRQGQEWVWATWPLGGYVKLLNSRIQEVNPKDYSHCFDKRPAWQRIVILLAGGLANFLVALLALTIFYMAGYQRVIPVIKEVMPNSIAAQAGLQPQDRFLSIANWPTNSWQEVGNVLIVNLGKQDVAATVADAKQSVKQVRLNLSGKFNKQAKGLAGFLGITLEKSAQYKEHVAPQSLITAIQHAVNTSWRMLVFLILTLKQVLIGAVSFSLLLGPIGLISVSAGSLNQGFITFLYFIANFSLAVGLVNLFPIPGLDGGSIVLTLLEKIRGRPISVALEILMYRLAFIVFCVFLVQLIVNDLQRFLVH, encoded by the coding sequence ATGTTGATGGTCTTACTCGCTATTATTTTAACACTCGTCTTAGTGGTAGGCTTGCACGAGGCAGGGCATGCGTTAGCTGCAAAACTATTTGGGGTTAAAATACAGCGTATTTCAATCGGCTTTGGTAAGCCTATTTTTTCCTGGAAAGATAGGCAAGGGCAGGAATGGGTATGGGCAACTTGGCCTTTGGGTGGTTACGTTAAATTATTAAACTCCCGCATTCAAGAAGTAAATCCCAAAGATTATTCTCATTGCTTTGACAAGCGACCGGCTTGGCAGCGTATCGTTATTCTATTAGCTGGTGGATTAGCTAATTTTTTAGTGGCTCTGCTTGCTTTGACTATCTTTTATATGGCTGGTTATCAACGGGTGATTCCAGTAATTAAAGAAGTTATGCCTAATAGCATAGCTGCACAGGCCGGATTACAGCCCCAAGATCGATTTCTTAGTATTGCGAATTGGCCAACTAATTCCTGGCAAGAAGTAGGCAATGTTTTAATTGTTAATTTAGGAAAGCAGGATGTTGCTGCAACAGTAGCCGATGCCAAGCAATCCGTTAAGCAGGTTAGGTTGAATTTATCCGGGAAATTTAATAAGCAAGCTAAGGGTCTAGCAGGGTTTCTTGGGATCACGCTCGAGAAATCAGCACAATATAAAGAACATGTTGCACCGCAATCTTTAATAACTGCCATTCAGCATGCGGTCAATACCAGTTGGCGGATGTTAGTCTTTTTAATTTTAACTCTAAAACAAGTTTTAATTGGCGCTGTTTCTTTTTCACTCTTATTGGGGCCTATTGGTTTAATCTCTGTTTCTGCCGGTTCTTTAAATCAAGGTTTTATTACCTTCTTATATTTTATCGCCAATTTTAGTTTGGCCGTGGGCTTGGTGAATTTATTTCCTATTCCAGGTTTAGATGGCGGCTCCATTGTCTTAACGCTATTAGAAAAAATTCGTGGCCGTCCTATTTCTGTTGCCTTAGAAATCTTAATGTATCGATTAGCCTTTATTGTATTTTGTGTGTTTTTAGTGCAGTTAATAGTCAACGATTTGCAGCGTTTTTTAGTACATTAA
- the hemA gene encoding glutamyl-tRNA reductase, whose protein sequence is MAFVACGLNYKTAPLDVREKIALPPAMQTDFLQNLIAQPAVNEAAILSTCNRTEIYCETDDPASLVPWLAKEHQIAAYNLLPFFYMHHGEQGIRHTLRVASGLDSMMLGEPQILGQMKQAYKQACEAGTIKANLRFIFEYVFKASKRVRTHSGIGASPISVAYAAVQLISKLFPNSKTLDVFLIGSGEIASLVAKYLHKQGIHRFRVASRTRENAQLLAMNFNGEALTIGDIPEYLSQADVVISATACPLPFINKSLVENALTKRHHAPMFFLDLAVPRDIEPDVGDLPGVSLCNIDDLQKMTDDGMNERRSAALQAEQLVDCELDNYIRWHRSLRAKEVICDYRNRMQLLAEEELRRAQGRLANGLNQDLVLREFCDRLVNKLTHQPTIGLRQAAWDGKQELLDLTHYLFNTSNDQLIL, encoded by the coding sequence ATGGCGTTTGTTGCATGTGGGCTCAACTATAAAACAGCTCCCCTAGATGTTCGTGAAAAAATTGCACTGCCTCCAGCAATGCAAACGGACTTTTTACAAAATTTGATAGCTCAGCCTGCTGTTAATGAAGCAGCGATTTTATCAACCTGTAATCGTACGGAAATTTATTGCGAGACAGATGATCCAGCAAGCCTAGTGCCCTGGTTAGCAAAAGAACATCAAATTGCTGCCTACAATCTCTTACCTTTTTTCTATATGCATCATGGTGAACAAGGGATACGACATACGCTACGCGTTGCCAGTGGCTTAGATTCTATGATGTTAGGAGAGCCACAGATTTTAGGGCAGATGAAACAGGCCTATAAACAAGCCTGTGAAGCCGGTACTATTAAAGCCAATCTACGTTTTATTTTTGAGTACGTTTTTAAAGCAAGTAAACGTGTCAGAACGCATAGTGGAATAGGCGCAAGCCCGATTTCAGTAGCCTACGCCGCAGTACAGCTTATTAGTAAGCTATTTCCAAATTCTAAAACCCTAGACGTCTTTTTAATTGGCTCAGGCGAGATAGCAAGCCTTGTTGCTAAGTACTTACATAAACAAGGAATACATCGCTTTCGTGTAGCAAGCCGTACGCGCGAAAATGCGCAGCTCCTAGCAATGAACTTTAATGGTGAAGCGCTCACTATCGGAGATATTCCAGAGTATTTATCCCAAGCAGATGTGGTTATTTCTGCAACCGCTTGCCCTTTACCTTTTATTAATAAAAGTCTAGTGGAAAATGCATTAACTAAACGCCATCATGCACCGATGTTCTTTTTAGACTTAGCTGTACCACGTGATATCGAACCAGATGTAGGTGATTTACCTGGCGTAAGCTTATGTAATATTGATGATTTACAAAAAATGACTGATGATGGTATGAATGAAAGGCGTTCTGCTGCCTTACAAGCTGAGCAATTAGTTGATTGTGAGCTAGATAACTACATTCGCTGGCACCGCTCATTGCGGGCAAAAGAAGTCATTTGCGATTATCGCAATCGTATGCAATTACTTGCTGAAGAAGAGTTGCGTCGTGCGCAAGGTAGGTTAGCAAACGGCCTTAATCAGGATTTAGTATTACGGGAGTTTTGCGACCGCTTAGTCAATAAATTGACTCACCAACCCACTATTGGATTAAGGCAGGCTGCTTGGGACGGCAAGCAAGAATTGCTTGATCTTACTCATTACTTATTTAATACTTCGAATGACCAATTAATTTTATGA
- the prfA gene encoding peptide chain release factor 1, which produces MKKSLELKLQQLLERFQEIGRLLSEPTIIADQTQFKNLSKEYAQLEPVANSYNTYLQAKNNLQSLQELVTNPDQELASMAAEEIDAATAELENLDNELQWHLVPKDPDDSRNVYLEVRAGAGGDEAAIFAGDLFRMYSRYAENHGWQVEVVSANHGEHGGYKEIIARISGNAVYSQLKFESGAHRVQRVPATESQGRVHTSTCTVAILPEVEEIDDIDINPDELRIDTYRSSGAGGQHVNKTDSAIRITHLPTGFVVECQDERSQHKNRAKAMALLKTRLLDAEQSKQRQEQAQTRKLLVGSGDRSERIRTYNFPQGRLTDHRINLTLYQLTDIIEGDISPVLEALKREHHAELLAELGRHE; this is translated from the coding sequence ATGAAAAAATCGCTTGAGTTAAAACTGCAACAATTGCTAGAGCGCTTCCAAGAAATAGGACGTCTCTTATCAGAACCAACGATTATTGCTGATCAAACGCAATTTAAGAATTTATCCAAAGAATATGCACAATTAGAACCTGTTGCCAATTCTTATAATACTTATCTACAAGCCAAAAATAACCTTCAATCCCTACAAGAATTGGTAACTAATCCAGATCAAGAATTAGCTAGCATGGCTGCTGAAGAAATCGATGCTGCGACAGCAGAATTAGAAAACCTTGATAACGAATTACAGTGGCATTTAGTACCTAAAGATCCTGATGATTCGCGTAATGTTTACTTAGAAGTGCGCGCTGGTGCTGGTGGTGATGAGGCTGCAATTTTTGCTGGTGATTTGTTTCGTATGTACAGCCGCTATGCTGAAAATCACGGTTGGCAAGTCGAAGTTGTTAGTGCTAACCATGGGGAACATGGTGGTTATAAAGAAATTATTGCTCGAATTTCGGGTAATGCCGTTTACTCACAATTAAAATTTGAATCAGGTGCACATCGAGTGCAACGTGTACCAGCTACGGAATCACAGGGTCGCGTACATACATCAACTTGTACCGTTGCTATTTTACCGGAAGTCGAAGAAATTGATGATATTGACATTAATCCTGATGAGCTACGCATCGATACTTATCGCTCCTCAGGTGCAGGCGGCCAGCATGTTAATAAAACAGATTCCGCAATCCGTATCACTCATTTACCCACTGGATTTGTGGTTGAATGCCAAGACGAACGCTCTCAACATAAAAACCGCGCTAAAGCCATGGCGCTACTCAAAACTCGTCTTCTTGATGCCGAGCAAAGTAAACAACGACAAGAGCAAGCGCAAACAAGGAAACTTCTAGTTGGCTCAGGCGATCGTTCTGAACGTATCAGAACCTATAATTTCCCTCAAGGCCGTTTAACTGATCACCGTATTAATTTAACGCTTTACCAACTTACTGATATTATTGAAGGTGATATATCACCTGTACTTGAAGCACTCAAGCGCGAACATCACGCTGAGTTGCTTGCTGAGCTTGGACGCCATGAGTAA
- the prmC gene encoding peptide chain release factor N(5)-glutamine methyltransferase — MSNIKYSLELATRQLEEYIHDGARTDAEILLAHVIGKTRTYIYTHPEKELTKDEFKLFQRLVARRSLGVPVAYIIGTREFWSLPLKVNEETLIPRPETELLVEITLNLLNPCSNARILDLGTGSGAIAIALAKERPDWQITACDCSQGALETAKQNTQLLELHNIQLCYSNWFSEIKEPKTFHAIVSNPPYIAANDPHLTSGDARFEPQLALMGGVNGLGALEHIIQHSLARLEPNGLLLIEHGFDQKSAVASMLNNYGYQDVQCWQDLQGHDRVSVGKRLN; from the coding sequence ATGAGTAATATTAAATATTCCCTTGAGCTTGCGACAAGACAATTAGAAGAATACATCCATGATGGTGCACGCACGGATGCTGAGATTCTATTAGCGCATGTCATAGGTAAGACACGCACGTATATTTATACGCATCCTGAAAAAGAATTAACCAAAGATGAGTTTAAGCTTTTTCAACGTTTAGTTGCCCGCCGCTCACTTGGTGTACCTGTCGCTTATATTATAGGCACACGAGAATTCTGGTCACTACCATTAAAAGTAAATGAAGAAACGCTTATTCCTCGGCCAGAAACAGAGTTACTAGTAGAAATTACCTTAAATTTATTAAATCCTTGCTCTAATGCTCGCATTTTAGACCTAGGTACAGGCAGTGGTGCTATTGCTATTGCGTTAGCTAAAGAAAGACCTGATTGGCAAATTACTGCGTGTGACTGTAGTCAAGGCGCGTTAGAAACGGCGAAGCAAAATACTCAGTTGTTAGAATTACATAATATCCAATTATGTTACTCTAATTGGTTCTCAGAAATTAAAGAACCAAAAACATTTCATGCCATTGTTTCTAATCCACCCTATATCGCTGCCAATGATCCTCATCTCACTTCTGGGGATGCTCGCTTTGAGCCACAGCTTGCTTTAATGGGGGGAGTAAATGGCTTAGGAGCCTTAGAACACATTATTCAGCATAGTCTTGCAAGGCTTGAGCCAAACGGGCTATTATTGATAGAACACGGCTTTGATCAAAAATCTGCAGTTGCGTCTATGCTTAATAATTATGGCTATCAGGATGTGCAATGTTGGCAAGATTTACAAGGACATGACCGAGTTAGTGTAGGAAAACGTCTTAATTAG
- the dksA gene encoding RNA polymerase-binding protein DksA, protein MPAQSVKTKFKSDATGNMGIPFYKEAEGEEYMNEKQLAHIEKILLAWRQSLMEEVDRTVSHMKDEAANFPDPSDRASQEEEFSLELRTRDRERKLIKKIEDALERLRDADFGYCEACGIEIGLRRLEARPTATLCIDCKTLSEIKERQNQGS, encoded by the coding sequence ATGCCAGCGCAATCAGTTAAAACGAAGTTTAAAAGTGACGCGACAGGTAACATGGGAATTCCCTTCTATAAGGAAGCTGAAGGCGAAGAGTACATGAATGAAAAACAGTTAGCACATATTGAAAAAATATTGCTAGCTTGGCGTCAATCCCTCATGGAGGAAGTGGATAGAACTGTATCCCATATGAAGGATGAAGCGGCTAATTTTCCCGATCCATCTGATCGTGCCAGCCAAGAAGAAGAATTTAGCTTAGAGTTACGCACTCGTGATAGAGAACGTAAACTTATTAAGAAAATTGAAGATGCTCTAGAGCGTCTGCGAGATGCTGATTTTGGCTATTGTGAAGCCTGTGGTATTGAAATTGGGTTGCGCCGCTTAGAAGCTCGACCAACTGCAACACTTTGTATAGATTGCAAAACGCTGTCTGAAATTAAAGAAAGACAAAATCAAGGCAGCTAA